The genomic DNA CGGGCGCTTCCCGGAGCCGATTGGCCGCAGGAAGCAGCTCTTCCTCAACTTCAAGGGCGGCACGGGCAAGACGTCCCTGTCCACGTCCTACGCGTGGCGTCTGGCGGAGCTGGGCTTCACGGTCCTCATCATCGACCTGGACAGCCAGGGCCACGCCACCAAGTGCCTGGGCTACGAGGGCGAGGACTTCGATCAGACGCTGCTCAACGTGCTGGTGCGCAAGGTGCCCCTGTCCGAGGTCATCCAGAAGACGAGCCTGCCGAACCTGGACTTCGTGCCCTCCAACCTCACCATGTCCACGGTGGACCTGGCGCTCATGCCCATGGCGGGGCGCGAGTTCAAGCTGAGAAACGCCCTCAAGGAAGTGGAGGGCCGCTACGACGTCATCGTCTTCGACGCGCCGCCGTCCTTCGGCCTGCTCAACCTCAACGCGCTCATGGCGGCCAACGATCTGTTCGTCCCCGTCCTGGCCGACTTCCTGTCCTTCCATGGCCTCAAGCTGCTCTTCGAGACGGTGCAGGGCCTGGACGAGGATCTGAACCACGTGCTGGACCACGTGTTCATCGTGGTCAACTCCTTCAACGCGACCTTCCGGCTCGCCAAGGAGGCGCTGGAGGCGCTGCAGACGCATTATCCAGAGTATCTGCTGCCCACCATCATCCGGCAGTGCACCCGCTTCGCCCAGGCCGCCAGCGAGGGACGGCCCATTTTCGCGGCCGATCCAGGCTCCAAGGGGGCCACGGACATCGAATCCCTCATCCAGCACGTGCTTCCGCGCTTGCGGGCGGGCTCGGCTCCCGGTAGCGGTACGGATGCGCAGCAGGCCGGTTGACGACCCCCTCACCTCTTCCGCTATTCAAGTCCGCCCATGAAGAAGGCCTTCGAGCAGAACGTGTCCCGTGCCAAGCCGCGCCTGCGGCTGGGCGCCTTCACCGGTGTCGTCGACCCCGCCGCGCCCGAGGAGGCCGCGGAGTCCGAGCCGGCGCGGGACATGGAAACCGGGCCCGAGCGGGCCCTGGCGGAAGGGGATGGCGCCGTCGAGCGCGCGCCCGAGCCGGCCACCGCCGCGAGCGACCTGTCCGCCGAGGTGCGCGCCCGCATCGAGCGTGCCCGGGCCCCGCGCCCCTCGGCCTCCGAGGTCCTGGACGCCGCCCTGCGCGCCTCCGCCCAGCAGCAGGCGCGTGACGCGGACATGACTCCGGCCGCGCCCGTGGCCCGGGCGGAGACGCCCGTGCACGAGGTGGAGGTGCAGACGCCCGCTCCGCCTCCAGCGCGCGAGGAGCTGGACACGCACGCCCGTCGCGAGCGGCTCAAGGAGCGCCTCAAGGCGGTCCGTGAGAACCCGCGCCCCGAGCCCTTGCCGGCGAGTGTCGCCGAGGCGGGCATGCGCGCCGTGGAGCGCATCTCCAGCCTCCAGTCGGAGCTGACCCGGGTGAAGGCGCTCAACCTCACGCTCACCCAGGAGCTGGAGGTGACGCGGCGCCAGTCGGAGAAGGCCACCGAGGAGGCCCGCTTGCGCATGGACGAGGCGCGGCGGCTCGCCAGCGAGGTGGAGGGCCGGGTGAAGCTGCTGGCCGACCTGGAGCGCGAGCTGTCGTCCCTGGAGGGCGAGCGCGACGAGGCCCTGCTGTCCCTGCAGGA from Melittangium boletus DSM 14713 includes the following:
- a CDS encoding extensin-like protein codes for the protein MKKAFEQNVSRAKPRLRLGAFTGVVDPAAPEEAAESEPARDMETGPERALAEGDGAVERAPEPATAASDLSAEVRARIERARAPRPSASEVLDAALRASAQQQARDADMTPAAPVARAETPVHEVEVQTPAPPPAREELDTHARRERLKERLKAVRENPRPEPLPASVAEAGMRAVERISSLQSELTRVKALNLTLTQELEVTRRQSEKATEEARLRMDEARRLASEVEGRVKLLADLERELSSLEGERDEALLSLQEARQAMQAAAEERASLEGAVAEAKKALADSLSEEERLASELESVQEETAVLRRAVDTLQGERDVLAQQVASLTAERAELLEARKALEAVHRALSQAVAR
- a CDS encoding ParA family protein, with translation MDAPTYSPKQVAELLGLPLKSFTPALKQDSYTGAEVWALREQLGRFPEPIGRRKQLFLNFKGGTGKTSLSTSYAWRLAELGFTVLIIDLDSQGHATKCLGYEGEDFDQTLLNVLVRKVPLSEVIQKTSLPNLDFVPSNLTMSTVDLALMPMAGREFKLRNALKEVEGRYDVIVFDAPPSFGLLNLNALMAANDLFVPVLADFLSFHGLKLLFETVQGLDEDLNHVLDHVFIVVNSFNATFRLAKEALEALQTHYPEYLLPTIIRQCTRFAQAASEGRPIFAADPGSKGATDIESLIQHVLPRLRAGSAPGSGTDAQQAG